Proteins from a genomic interval of Bacteroides sp. AN502(2024):
- a CDS encoding Hsp20/alpha crystallin family protein yields MTPVRRTQNWLPSIFNDFFDNDWMVKANATAPAINVLETEKEYKVELAAPGMTKEDFNVRIDEDNNLVISMEKKSENKEEKKEGRYLRREFSYSKFQQTMILPDNVDKEKIAASVENGVLNIDLPKLSEEEIKKPNKQIEIK; encoded by the coding sequence ATGACACCTGTTAGAAGAACTCAAAATTGGTTACCAAGTATCTTTAATGATTTCTTTGATAACGATTGGATGGTAAAAGCAAATGCTACTGCACCTGCAATTAATGTTTTGGAAACAGAAAAAGAATACAAAGTGGAATTGGCTGCTCCTGGTATGACGAAGGAGGATTTCAATGTTCGCATTGATGAAGACAATAACCTCGTTATCAGCATGGAGAAGAAGAGTGAAAACAAGGAGGAAAAGAAAGAAGGTCGCTATCTGCGTCGCGAATTCTCATACTCTAAGTTCCAGCAAACAATGATTCTACCGGATAATGTAGACAAAGAAAAGATTGCTGCATCTGTAGAAAATGGTGTTTTAAACATCGACCTTCCGAAACTTTCTGAAGAAGAAATTAAGAAGCCAAATAAACAAATCGAAATTAAGTAA
- a CDS encoding SGNH/GDSL hydrolase family protein: protein MDKRRWGQWILLAVVCLSFSVGESYAQKNDFANLRRYSKENAALPQATKKGKRVIFMGNSITEGWVRTHPDFFKSNGYIGRGISGQTSYQFLLRFREDVINLSPALVVINAGTNDVAENTQAYNEDYTFGNIVSMAELAKANKIKVILTSVLPAAAFKWRMEIKDAPQKIQALNARIEAYAKANKIPFVNYYKAMVAGDHQALDPQYTKDGVHPTSEGYDIMEPLIKNAIEKAL from the coding sequence ATGGATAAAAGAAGATGGGGTCAATGGATATTATTGGCTGTTGTTTGCTTGAGTTTCTCGGTAGGAGAAAGCTATGCACAGAAAAATGATTTTGCTAATCTACGTCGTTATTCAAAAGAAAATGCTGCACTTCCACAAGCGACCAAGAAAGGCAAGCGGGTTATTTTCATGGGAAATTCCATTACGGAAGGATGGGTAAGGACTCATCCCGATTTTTTCAAATCAAACGGTTATATTGGCCGTGGAATCAGTGGGCAGACTTCCTATCAATTCTTGTTACGTTTTCGGGAAGATGTGATTAATCTTTCTCCTGCTTTAGTGGTGATTAATGCCGGAACAAATGATGTCGCTGAAAATACACAAGCTTATAATGAAGATTATACATTCGGAAACATCGTTTCTATGGCGGAACTGGCGAAAGCGAATAAAATAAAAGTAATTTTGACTTCCGTATTGCCTGCTGCCGCATTTAAGTGGAGAATGGAAATAAAAGATGCTCCACAGAAGATTCAAGCTTTGAATGCTCGTATAGAGGCTTATGCTAAAGCTAATAAAATTCCGTTCGTTAATTATTATAAGGCAATGGTGGCCGGCGATCATCAAGCCTTGGATCCTCAATATACAAAAGATGGAGTTCATCCGACGAGCGAGGGATATGATATCATGGAACCGTTGATTAAAAATGCCATAGAGAAGGCGCTTTGA
- a CDS encoding mannose-1-phosphate guanylyltransferase, whose product MENHVVIMAGGVGSRFWPMSTPECPKQFIDVMGCGRSLIQLTADRFDGVCPRENMWVVTSEKYIDMVRKQLPEIPESNILAEPCARNTAPCIAYACWKIKKKHPNANMVVTPSDALVIDTGEFRRVVEKALRFTDDGSAIVTIGIQPSRPETGYGYIAAASPLQTDKEIFTVDAFKEKPDKETAEKYLAEGNFFWNAGIFVWNVRTITSVMRVYAPGIAQIFDRIFPDFYTEKENETIKKLFPTCESISIDYAVMEKVQEIYVLPASFGWSDLGTWGALRGLLPQDKSGNASVGADVRLYESKNCIVHASEEKRVVIQGLDGYIIAEKDNTLLICKLEEEQRIKEFSK is encoded by the coding sequence ATGGAAAATCATGTTGTAATAATGGCCGGAGGGGTAGGGAGTCGTTTTTGGCCGATGAGCACCCCGGAATGTCCTAAACAATTTATTGATGTAATGGGATGCGGACGGTCACTGATTCAGTTGACGGCAGATCGCTTCGACGGTGTTTGCCCCAGAGAAAATATGTGGGTGGTAACCTCTGAGAAATACATCGATATGGTTCGGAAGCAATTGCCGGAGATTCCGGAAAGTAATATTTTAGCGGAGCCTTGTGCACGAAATACGGCACCCTGTATTGCGTATGCTTGCTGGAAGATCAAGAAAAAACATCCGAATGCCAACATGGTAGTAACCCCTTCGGATGCATTGGTCATCGATACGGGAGAATTCCGTAGAGTGGTGGAGAAGGCCCTTCGTTTCACGGATGATGGCAGTGCTATTGTGACAATAGGTATTCAACCGTCTCGTCCGGAGACCGGATATGGATATATTGCTGCTGCCAGCCCACTTCAAACGGATAAGGAAATTTTTACAGTAGACGCATTCAAGGAAAAACCGGATAAAGAAACTGCCGAAAAGTACTTGGCAGAGGGCAATTTCTTCTGGAATGCGGGAATTTTTGTGTGGAATGTGCGTACTATCACTTCTGTAATGCGTGTGTATGCTCCGGGTATCGCACAGATTTTTGATCGCATTTTCCCGGATTTCTATACGGAAAAAGAAAATGAGACAATCAAAAAATTATTCCCGACTTGCGAAAGTATTTCGATCGACTATGCAGTGATGGAGAAAGTGCAGGAAATTTATGTACTGCCGGCTTCTTTCGGGTGGTCGGATTTGGGTACATGGGGAGCACTTCGCGGCTTGCTCCCACAGGATAAATCCGGAAATGCATCGGTAGGAGCCGATGTCCGCTTGTATGAGAGCAAAAATTGCATAGTCCATGCCAGCGAAGAAAAACGGGTCGTCATTCAAGGACTGGATGGATATATCATCGCAGAGAAAGACAATACGTTATTGATTTGTAAGCTGGAAGAGGAACAACGGATTAAAGAGTTCTCGAAATAA
- a CDS encoding helix-turn-helix transcriptional regulator produces MNTKTLDQIKNEYYGEVGAPKRDRLERELEALRIGFKIRSAREKLDMTQAELASRIDKKRTFISKVENNGENITLKTLFDIVERGLGGKLNIEVQI; encoded by the coding sequence ATGAATACAAAGACATTAGACCAAATCAAAAATGAGTATTACGGTGAAGTTGGAGCACCGAAACGAGACAGACTTGAGCGAGAACTTGAGGCTTTGCGCATTGGCTTTAAGATACGAAGTGCCAGAGAAAAATTAGATATGACACAAGCAGAGCTTGCAAGTCGCATTGACAAGAAACGTACATTCATATCAAAAGTTGAAAACAATGGAGAAAATATTACTCTCAAAACATTATTTGATATCGTAGAACGTGGACTTGGTGGAAAATTAAATATCGAAGTGCAAATATAA
- a CDS encoding type II toxin-antitoxin system RelE/ParE family toxin — protein sequence MKVREVITYKEYFDDFFKKQPQKIRDKIIKVLDIIEQIDRIPTTYLKYIEGTNGLFEVRVQLGNNIFRIFCFFDGNKLIVLLSGFQKKTQKTPPEEIKRAERLMTDYYKEKEKESLE from the coding sequence ATGAAAGTAAGAGAAGTCATAACATATAAAGAATATTTTGACGATTTTTTCAAAAAACAACCACAGAAGATTCGCGATAAAATCATCAAAGTGCTAGATATTATTGAGCAGATAGACCGAATCCCAACAACATATCTAAAATACATAGAAGGTACTAATGGACTATTTGAGGTTCGCGTGCAACTAGGCAATAATATCTTCCGCATTTTTTGTTTCTTTGACGGTAATAAATTGATTGTTTTGTTAAGTGGCTTTCAGAAAAAGACACAAAAAACACCACCAGAAGAAATAAAAAGAGCAGAACGGCTTATGACCGACTATTATAAAGAAAAAGAAAAGGAGAGCTTAGAATGA